In Harpia harpyja isolate bHarHar1 chromosome 12, bHarHar1 primary haplotype, whole genome shotgun sequence, a single window of DNA contains:
- the ABCC5 gene encoding ATP-binding cassette sub-family C member 5 isoform X7 has protein sequence MAAPAARPPGLCCCRKGSAAGPEAPPAPPPPPEPPPDVASASSSQLFSLRHLHLGLELRPEARALAGCLVLELCALRPQPRALVLDVHPAMRVLSAAYRRAAAGEAPCSFAFSPAEAAAAAAPAPLPPPPCPPPPPPCAPPCAASPPSTATFLSAPCIAAGPLPAAAAPGEPPASPPPAAEPPPLPLFAQPPCSACPLGFRVDPFTDYGSSLTVSLPAALQPHQPFQIIVRYITADGPAIWWLDPELTYGNAKPFVFTQGHSVCNRSFFPCFDTPAVKCTYSATVKAPAGIQVLMSATQSTYLEEEGVYQFYMEYPVPAYLVALVAGDLIHADIGPRSRVWAEPCLLPTAISKLSGIVERWLTAAESLYGPYIWGRYDIVFLPPSFPIVAMENPCLTFIISSILESDEFLIIDVIHEVAHSWFGNAVTNATWEEMWLSEGLATYAQRRITTETYGAAFTCLETAFRLDALHRQMKLLGEDNPVSKLQVKLEPGVNPSNLMNLFTYEKGYCFVYYLSQLCGDPRHFDSFLRAYIEKYKFTSVVAQDLLDSFLNFFPELKEQCVESKAGLEFERWLNATGPPLAEPDLSQGSSLTRPVEMLFKLWTTEPLDSVAAASSVDLTKWRTFQTVLFLDRLLDGSPLPHEVIKKLSECYSSQLDSMNAEIRIRWLQIVVRNDYYPDLYKVRRFLENQMSRMYTIPLYEDLCTGTLKSFALEIFYQTQNQLHPNLRKTIQQILSQGLNPLPAIDTTAVTTDTPAMVLEDKVSEATNGAISLRDVNVSA, from the exons ATGGCGGCTCCGGCTGCGCGGCCGCCCGGCCTGTGCTGCTGCCGCAAGGGGTCCGCGGCCGGGCCGGaggcgccgccggccccgccgcctcctcccgagCCGCCGCCGGACGTGGCGTCGGCCTCCAGCTCGCAACTCTTCAGCCTCCGCCACCTGcacctggggctggagctgcggCCCGAAGCGCGGGCGCTGGCGGGCTGCCTGGTGCTGGAGCTCTGCGCCCTgcggccgcagccccgcgcccTGGTGCTGGACGTCCACCCGGCCATGCGCGTCCTGTCGGCCGCCTACCGCCGCGCCGCAGCTGGGGAAGCGCCCTGCTCCTTCGCCTTCTCGCCCgccgaggccgccgccgccgccgccccggccccgctgcccccgccgccctgcccgccgccgccgccgccctgcgcGCCGCCCTGTGCCGCCAGCCCGCCCTCCACCGCCACCTTCCTCTCGGCGCCCTGCATCGCCGCCggcccgctgcccgccgccgccgccccgggggagccgcccgccagccccccgcccgccgccgaaccgccgccgctgcccctcTTCGCCCAGCCGCCCTGCTCCGCCTGCCCGCTCGGCTTCAGGGTGGACCCCTTCACCGACTACGGCTCGTCCCTCACCGTCTCCCTGCCCGCCGCCCTCCAGCCGCACCAGCCCTTCCAGATCATCGTCCGCTACATCACGGCCGACGGCCCCGCC ATCTGGTGGCTGGATCCAGAACTGACGTATGGCAATGCCAAGCCATTTGTCTTCACGCAGGGCCACTCGGTGTGTAACCGGtctttcttcccctgctttgACACACCAGCAGTGAAATGTACCTATTCAGCTACTGTCAAG GCTCCAGCAGGCATACAGGTGTTGATGAGTGCTACCCAAAGTACCTATTTAGAAGAGGAAGGTGTATATCAATTTTACATGGAATATCCAGTTCCTGCCTACCTAGTGGCCCTGGTGGCAGGAGACCTTATACATGCAGACATAGGTCCAAG gAGCAGAGTGTGGGCAGAGCCTTGCCTGCTGCCAACAGCCATCAGCAAGCTTTCTGGCATTGTTGAGCGCTGGTTGACTGCTGCAGAGAGTCTGTATGGCCCATATATATGGGGAAG ATACgacattgtttttcttcctccatccttccctATTGTTGCCATGGAAAACCCATGCCTGACCTTCATCATCTCTTCCATTCTGGAGAGCGATGAGTTTTTGATCATTGACGTCATTCATGAAGTTGCCCACAGCTGGTTTGGAAACGCAGTCACCAATGCTACATGGGAGGAGATGTGGCTGAGCGAGGGGCTAGCCACGTATGCACAGCGCCGGATCACCACTGAGACCTACG GAGCTGCCTTCACATGTTTGGAGACTGCATTCCGCCTTGATGCCCTCCACAGACAGATGAAGCTCCTTGGAGAAGACAACCCGGTCAGCAAGCTTCAGGTTAAACTGGAGCCAG gtGTAAATCCTAGTAATTTAATGAACCTCTTCACCTATGAGAAAGGCTACTGCTTTGTTTACTACCTGTCCCAGCTCTGTGGTGACCCAAGACACTTTGACTCTTTCCTAAGA GCCTATATTGAGAAGTACAAATTTACCAGCGTTGTGGCTCAAGATCTTCTGGattctttcctgaatttttttccagagctgAAAGAGCAATGTGTTGAGAGCAAAGCAG GACTGGAGTTTGAACGTTGGCTCAATGCTACAGGACCTCCGTTAGCTGAGCCAGACTTATCTCAGGGATCCAGTCTGACCAGACCAGTGGAGATGCTCTTCAAACTCTGGACCACAGAGCCTCTGGACTctgttgctgctgccagcagtgttGACCTCACTAAATGGAGAACGTTCCAAACCGTGCTTTTCTTGGACAGATTGCTGGATGGGTCACCGCTGCCACATG AGGTGATAAAAAAGCTTTCGGAATGTTACTCCTCTCAGCTGGACTCCATGAATGCAGAAATCCGTATCCGCTGGTTGCAGATTGTAGTCCGAAATGACTATTATCCAGACCTTTACAAAGTCCGTCGCTTCTTGGAAAACCAG aTGTCTCGGATGTACACAATTCCACTTTATGAGGACCTTTGCACTGGCACCCTCAAGTCTTTTGCCTTAGAAATTTTTTACCAGACCCAAAACCAGCTGCACCCCAATTTGCGGAAAACCATCCAACAGATCTTATCACAGGGCTTGAATCCACTTCCTGCCATAGACACTACAGCAGTCACTACAGACACACCAGCAATGGTGCTTGAGGACAAAGTCTCAGAGGCCACAAATGGTGCCATTTCACTCAGGGATGTTAATGTGTCTGCTTAG